One window of the Myxococcales bacterium genome contains the following:
- a CDS encoding PEGA domain-containing protein, with protein sequence MNFSAGQKIISIVMLLILAVDFRVLYAASSVSRVLVYAGEDAYSDPFIGEVAEDFSEILSSWGYKVVEPAKALDLAKYHDAGKVSRSSEPTRMLVRAKEDYFEFRYADAIAGLMQAEKFIHERDDGILRFGDILLDAKISKAVIEKARGKMAEARKSIEDALRINPLLQLSEEGYPPSMIALFEDVRTSFVSGSGSIEVDSKPPAVDIYVNGVLHGQTPMRISPLPDGKYFLELRGARYDPVVKEVNLINGASVEVKAKLKWAKGGGPLPQSEVDEFELARDLARESKSDKVIILRGSGGAKNRALYARMFDSRLGSSHRPIMLKSMGEDDAKFDSLARLAKEISAQLREDPLADPSKVTDPKGRGDPMILINRKKKFYLTPWFWGAAGLVIAGAVAGGIAASMGSSGDGSGRVNVRFR encoded by the coding sequence ATGAATTTTTCAGCCGGACAAAAAATCATATCGATTGTGATGCTGCTGATCTTAGCGGTGGATTTCAGAGTGCTTTATGCAGCTTCCTCCGTATCCAGAGTCCTTGTCTATGCGGGCGAAGATGCCTATTCCGATCCCTTCATCGGGGAGGTTGCAGAGGATTTTTCAGAGATTCTCTCGTCTTGGGGGTACAAGGTGGTTGAGCCCGCCAAAGCCCTGGATCTCGCTAAATATCATGATGCGGGAAAGGTGAGCCGATCTTCGGAACCCACCCGGATGCTGGTGCGTGCGAAAGAGGACTATTTTGAATTCAGGTATGCGGATGCAATAGCTGGGCTTATGCAGGCCGAAAAATTCATACATGAGAGGGATGATGGGATTTTGCGCTTTGGGGATATCCTTCTCGATGCGAAGATATCGAAGGCGGTCATAGAAAAGGCGCGTGGTAAGATGGCCGAGGCACGAAAATCGATCGAAGATGCTTTGAGGATAAATCCGCTGCTTCAGCTTTCCGAGGAGGGGTATCCTCCGAGCATGATAGCACTCTTTGAAGATGTTCGGACAAGTTTCGTTTCAGGCAGCGGTTCGATAGAGGTGGATTCAAAACCGCCAGCTGTCGATATTTATGTAAACGGCGTGCTCCATGGCCAGACTCCGATGAGAATATCTCCGCTTCCGGATGGAAAATATTTTCTGGAGCTAAGGGGGGCCAGATACGATCCGGTGGTAAAGGAAGTAAATCTCATAAATGGTGCAAGTGTCGAAGTGAAAGCGAAACTCAAGTGGGCGAAGGGGGGCGGGCCGTTGCCGCAGAGCGAGGTTGATGAATTTGAACTGGCGCGCGACCTTGCAAGGGAGTCCAAATCGGACAAGGTGATAATCCTCAGAGGTTCGGGAGGTGCAAAGAACCGTGCGCTTTATGCCAGAATGTTCGATTCTAGGCTCGGAAGCAGTCATCGTCCTATAATGCTAAAGTCCATGGGTGAGGATGACGCGAAATTCGATTCGCTCGCAAGACTTGCCAAAGAAATATCTGCACAGCTTCGCGAGGATCCTCTTGCCGATCCATCGAAGGTAACCGATCCCAAGGGACGTGGCGATCCGATGATACTCATCAATAGAAAGAAGAAATTTTATTTAACCCCATGGTTCTGGGGAGCCGCTGGGCTCGTCATCGCTGGTGCCGTGGCTGGCGGAATTGCCGCATCCATGGGCAGTAGCGGGGACGGCAGTGGACGGGTGAATGTGAGGTTTAGATGA
- a CDS encoding (2Fe-2S)-binding protein codes for MKLNVNGKIYSIDCDPDSSLLDVIREKLRLTGTKRGCDIGVCGTCTVLIDGETKRACKVKVSEVVIGKSATFTDSPKILTIEGLSDGDDLHPIQRAFIECGAVQCGFCTPGMILTAKALLDKNPKPIREEIRKSFTPNLCRCTGYQQIFEAVEMAAKLISK; via the coding sequence ATGAAATTAAACGTGAACGGCAAAATCTATTCCATCGATTGCGATCCTGACAGCTCGCTCTTAGATGTTATCCGCGAAAAACTCCGCCTCACCGGAACCAAACGCGGCTGCGACATAGGGGTATGCGGAACTTGCACAGTCTTGATCGATGGCGAAACGAAGCGCGCATGTAAAGTAAAGGTCTCGGAGGTCGTGATCGGCAAATCTGCGACCTTCACAGATTCTCCGAAAATACTCACCATCGAAGGGCTCTCGGATGGAGATGACCTTCATCCTATACAAAGGGCCTTCATAGAATGCGGTGCGGTCCAGTGTGGATTTTGTACGCCCGGGATGATCCTCACGGCCAAGGCGCTTCTCGATAAAAACCCTAAACCGATAAGGGAGGAAATAAGAAAGTCATTTACGCCCAATCTTTGCCGCTGCACCGGATATCAACAGATATTTGAGGCGGTCGAAATGGCCGCAAAGCTGATTTCAAAATAA
- a CDS encoding OmpA family protein produces the protein MRKLAIAACFFVIFAGCAKVPRKNSNLVPDFKEAGEFKKIHFSVGSYEISPPEMEVVKSNASILESNPSITVLIEGHCDRRGSEAFNLHLGDLRARQVKAAIIKLGIDPDRMGIISYGESVPLDAGSGEMAWRKNRRVEFSR, from the coding sequence ATGCGCAAATTAGCGATTGCCGCATGTTTTTTTGTCATTTTTGCCGGCTGCGCAAAAGTTCCGCGCAAAAATTCCAATTTGGTTCCCGATTTTAAAGAAGCTGGCGAGTTCAAAAAAATCCACTTCAGCGTTGGGAGTTATGAGATTTCACCTCCGGAGATGGAGGTCGTGAAATCAAATGCGTCGATCCTCGAATCGAACCCGTCGATCACCGTTTTGATCGAGGGGCACTGCGACCGTAGGGGAAGTGAAGCGTTCAATCTACATCTGGGTGATCTTAGGGCGCGCCAGGTGAAGGCCGCAATTATAAAGCTGGGGATCGATCCTGATAGGATGGGAATAATTTCGTATGGAGAGAGCGTGCCGCTCGATGCCGGTTCGGGCGAAATGGCATGGAGAAAAAACAGGCGCGTCGAGTTTTCCAGATGA
- a CDS encoding DUF1565 domain-containing protein, with protein sequence MKSFAAVLFIAIATLVLFSCSGGGGENPVSFMAEYPAELSAFADKLTARGYLESSERAVLSAPSRGVVEGKTWKFDLDPLPGAEGRESFFRVDFMLHSSKFLHSGEDDYELVLCSVSVRFSSKDVLGARPEEYDCMMDDDADGLANIMEIIVGVDPMLSDSDGDGRLDGDDMFPSIATEWMDTDGDGIGDNEDGDIDGDGISNDDELVFGTDPHLFDSDGDGVGDGEDNCPLVGNADQRDTDGDGRGDACDDDADGDGLPDDVEKRIGSDHLNPDTDGDGLGDGLEHKMGSDPLKSDTDGDGIGDKRDNCPLVVNEDQLDTDGDGVGDLCDSDMDGDSIFNDHDNCPRVANTFQDDTDGDGIGDKCDDDIDADGIPNAIDNCPFKKNPAQLDTDADADGVAIECDLDDGDPKVFSDDSGIFVDVARGSDSNAGDRRRPFASIGRALAAAAGKEVPVYVAAGIYDASRLIFPDGVSLHGGFLSDEAEAFSSRDFRSLESKYRTVISRKDLPVTIAISASDAWLGGFHFENASSVVDPSKASSTILVSGGSATIDRSSISGNLSSPDDFTIFSSGGDLRISKSIIAAGGIDAPGSGGCAIKSEGENLVVENNVIQSRNARFACGIDSSSDKSSIVHNTILAHGSNPDSGFAKALVSRGEDILIVNNIITAGSAPDRYPLICSGAPSGGTVAGNIIADFSVSSFSEVIGCDGLFYSVSDFDFFGADVFGNTIFDGELESSLVASDFSPLSSAIDSGIDLAQTGLSSINDDMHSSPRPSGAGYDSGAIEK encoded by the coding sequence ATGAAGAGTTTTGCTGCGGTTCTTTTTATTGCAATTGCTACGCTGGTGCTTTTTTCATGCTCTGGCGGCGGGGGTGAAAATCCTGTTTCTTTCATGGCAGAGTATCCAGCGGAGCTCTCCGCTTTTGCCGACAAACTGACAGCTAGGGGATACCTGGAATCTTCGGAAAGGGCAGTGCTTTCAGCTCCCTCGCGCGGGGTTGTCGAAGGAAAGACGTGGAAATTTGATTTGGATCCCCTGCCCGGAGCTGAAGGGAGGGAGTCATTTTTCAGGGTGGATTTCATGCTTCACTCTTCAAAATTTTTGCACTCCGGCGAAGATGATTACGAACTGGTACTTTGTTCTGTTTCGGTTCGGTTCTCTTCAAAGGATGTTTTGGGTGCGCGTCCAGAAGAGTACGACTGCATGATGGACGATGATGCCGATGGGCTGGCAAATATCATGGAGATCATCGTCGGGGTAGATCCGATGCTTTCCGACAGCGATGGGGATGGCAGGCTCGATGGCGATGATATGTTTCCGTCGATCGCTACTGAATGGATGGATACCGATGGCGATGGAATCGGCGACAACGAAGATGGCGACATTGATGGAGACGGCATTTCAAATGATGATGAGTTGGTCTTTGGAACCGACCCACATCTTTTCGACAGCGATGGTGATGGGGTTGGAGACGGAGAGGATAACTGTCCTCTCGTTGGCAATGCCGATCAGAGGGATACCGATGGCGATGGCAGAGGGGATGCGTGCGATGATGATGCCGATGGAGACGGGTTGCCCGATGATGTAGAAAAGAGAATCGGCAGCGATCACTTGAATCCCGACACGGATGGCGATGGCCTTGGGGACGGGCTCGAGCACAAGATGGGGAGTGATCCCTTAAAATCAGATACCGATGGGGATGGAATAGGGGATAAAAGAGACAATTGTCCTCTCGTAGTAAATGAAGATCAGTTGGATACCGATGGCGACGGCGTTGGAGATCTTTGTGACTCTGACATGGATGGAGATTCCATATTCAATGATCATGACAATTGTCCGCGCGTTGCTAATACTTTTCAGGACGATACCGATGGGGATGGAATCGGCGATAAATGCGATGATGATATAGATGCCGACGGCATTCCGAACGCGATTGACAATTGTCCTTTCAAGAAAAATCCAGCGCAGCTTGATACCGATGCAGATGCCGACGGCGTGGCGATAGAGTGCGACCTAGATGACGGCGATCCCAAAGTCTTTTCGGATGATAGCGGCATATTCGTCGATGTTGCGCGCGGGAGCGATTCAAACGCCGGAGACAGGCGAAGGCCCTTTGCCAGCATAGGTCGCGCCCTCGCAGCCGCTGCCGGCAAGGAGGTGCCTGTGTATGTAGCTGCCGGCATATACGATGCATCGCGTCTCATCTTTCCAGATGGTGTTTCGCTTCATGGTGGGTTTCTGAGCGATGAAGCGGAGGCTTTTTCATCGCGCGATTTCAGAAGCTTGGAATCAAAATACAGGACTGTGATCTCCCGTAAGGATCTGCCGGTGACAATAGCCATATCTGCCAGCGATGCCTGGCTCGGAGGATTTCATTTTGAAAATGCCTCGAGCGTCGTCGATCCTTCGAAAGCGTCATCGACGATACTCGTTAGCGGGGGCTCTGCTACAATAGACAGGTCCAGCATCTCAGGAAACCTTTCCTCTCCCGACGATTTTACGATTTTTTCATCAGGAGGTGATTTGAGAATTTCAAAATCAATCATCGCCGCAGGAGGCATAGATGCACCCGGCTCCGGTGGTTGTGCTATAAAATCTGAAGGCGAAAATCTTGTCGTTGAAAACAACGTAATTCAATCGAGGAATGCGAGGTTTGCCTGCGGGATAGACTCCTCATCCGATAAATCATCCATAGTTCATAATACCATTTTGGCACATGGTTCGAATCCCGATTCCGGATTTGCCAAGGCCCTTGTATCCAGAGGCGAAGATATCTTGATTGTAAATAACATCATAACAGCTGGTTCTGCTCCCGATAGATATCCACTCATATGCTCAGGCGCGCCCAGCGGTGGAACCGTTGCCGGCAATATCATCGCCGATTTTTCCGTTTCCTCATTTTCTGAGGTAATCGGCTGCGATGGGCTTTTCTACTCCGTTTCGGATTTCGACTTCTTCGGAGCGGATGTCTTCGGCAACACGATTTTCGACGGCGAATTGGAATCCTCGCTGGTTGCTTCCGATTTTTCACCCCTCTCCAGTGCGATAGATTCTGGAATCGACCTGGCTCAAACTGGCCTTTCATCAATCAATGACGACATGCACTCGTCGCCACGCCCTTCCGGGGCCGGATATGACTCTGGCGCCATAGAAAAATAA
- a CDS encoding xanthine dehydrogenase family protein, which translates to MTKRIDAVEKVTGKAIYADDLKFDGMCYAVPLHSKYPSAEIEDIDISAALTSDGVVDIITANDIPGSPRVGGLIPDHYVIAKDRVRFMGEVVAVVAAESRSQAYSAADLIKVKYKPLDPVLDPRIADSKGTPKMHDFRKNNILSSFKVRRGNVERGYKNSADIVEEHFETSFIEHSYMEPESCVAIANPDGTVTVYGGMQHPFSTRRYVARALGFELARVQIIQTTLGGGFGGRDDTIAVICARAAILALRAKRPVKITYSREESIRESYKRHPFIMDYKAGISKDGKLQSMDVDILADAGPYCAVTPFVIWRPTVQCTGPYIVPNVRCDSKGVYTNNTPTGAMRGFGTPQQVFACESFIDICAEKVGMDPLEFRKRNFFRQNITTHTGQKLDNHEVSIREVTDKALAAIKWKTKFPKCSRGKPAKDGFLHGIGFACSYRGVSLGAEGNDFCSAITNIQPDGSILLEVGVSENGQGLKTAMASILAGELGIRIEKIRFIDTDTSSIPDGGPTVASRGTLVGGNAVIDSANKIKKMMTPVLKHLIGASKGGYIFAKGKIKNRESGKTISFDDAVAACHAKKMYLHSLGLFSGPKVSWDEDVGKGNAYFTYVYGCQACELTVDPSNGKVRVEKAVAAHEVGKAINPQMAAGQIFGGIMMGLGFALTESIVHKNGEIQNLNFNSYRIPRSIDAPEMTAILVENPDPAGPWGAKSLGEPTNELMGAAIANAIYYATGKRFTKTPITAQEILRAIGGKI; encoded by the coding sequence ATGACAAAAAGAATCGACGCGGTGGAAAAGGTTACCGGAAAAGCTATCTACGCCGACGACCTGAAGTTCGACGGAATGTGTTACGCGGTTCCGCTACATTCAAAATATCCCAGCGCTGAAATCGAAGATATAGATATATCGGCCGCGCTGACCTCTGACGGAGTCGTTGATATAATCACGGCCAACGATATTCCTGGAAGCCCCAGGGTCGGAGGGCTGATCCCCGATCACTATGTCATCGCGAAAGACAGGGTGAGGTTTATGGGGGAGGTCGTGGCCGTGGTCGCGGCAGAAAGCCGCAGTCAGGCCTACTCCGCAGCCGACCTGATAAAGGTGAAATACAAGCCGCTCGATCCGGTTTTGGACCCACGAATCGCCGATTCCAAGGGTACCCCAAAAATGCACGATTTCAGGAAGAATAACATTCTCTCCTCATTCAAGGTCAGGCGCGGCAACGTCGAAAGGGGATACAAAAATTCCGCTGACATAGTCGAAGAACACTTCGAAACCTCTTTCATCGAACACTCCTACATGGAGCCGGAATCGTGCGTCGCCATAGCCAACCCGGACGGAACGGTAACCGTGTACGGCGGAATGCAGCATCCATTTTCAACTAGAAGATACGTTGCGCGAGCACTCGGTTTTGAGCTCGCCAGGGTGCAGATAATTCAAACGACCCTCGGAGGCGGATTCGGAGGAAGGGATGACACGATAGCGGTCATCTGCGCCCGCGCTGCGATTCTTGCGCTGAGGGCAAAGAGACCTGTGAAGATCACCTACTCCCGTGAGGAATCGATCCGCGAAAGTTACAAGCGCCACCCGTTCATTATGGATTACAAGGCCGGCATCTCGAAGGATGGAAAATTGCAGTCGATGGACGTCGATATCCTCGCCGATGCCGGTCCCTACTGCGCGGTCACACCATTCGTAATCTGGCGACCAACCGTCCAGTGCACCGGTCCCTACATAGTCCCAAACGTCCGCTGCGACTCGAAGGGAGTTTACACAAACAACACTCCGACCGGCGCAATGCGCGGTTTTGGAACTCCGCAGCAGGTATTCGCCTGCGAGTCCTTCATCGACATATGCGCTGAAAAAGTCGGGATGGATCCTCTGGAGTTCAGAAAAAGAAATTTTTTCCGGCAGAACATCACGACGCACACAGGACAAAAACTCGACAACCACGAGGTTTCAATCAGAGAGGTGACCGACAAGGCGCTCGCCGCGATAAAATGGAAAACCAAATTTCCGAAATGCTCGCGCGGCAAACCGGCAAAAGATGGCTTTCTCCACGGTATTGGCTTCGCCTGCAGTTATCGCGGTGTATCGCTCGGGGCCGAAGGAAACGACTTCTGTTCCGCCATCACCAACATCCAGCCGGATGGATCGATCCTGCTCGAAGTCGGGGTCTCCGAAAACGGACAGGGGCTAAAAACCGCGATGGCGAGCATCCTCGCCGGCGAACTTGGCATCAGGATCGAAAAAATACGATTCATCGACACCGACACAAGTTCAATTCCAGATGGCGGCCCGACGGTAGCATCCAGGGGAACGCTGGTAGGCGGAAACGCGGTTATCGACTCGGCGAACAAAATTAAGAAGATGATGACCCCTGTTTTGAAACACCTCATTGGCGCATCGAAAGGTGGTTATATCTTCGCAAAGGGGAAGATAAAAAACAGAGAAAGCGGCAAAACTATATCATTCGACGATGCAGTCGCCGCCTGCCACGCAAAAAAGATGTACCTTCACTCCCTAGGCCTCTTCTCCGGACCGAAAGTAAGCTGGGATGAGGATGTCGGAAAGGGGAACGCCTATTTCACCTACGTGTACGGATGTCAGGCGTGCGAGCTAACCGTCGATCCATCAAATGGGAAGGTGAGAGTGGAAAAGGCGGTTGCGGCACACGAGGTCGGCAAGGCGATAAACCCGCAGATGGCTGCGGGACAGATATTCGGCGGCATCATGATGGGGCTTGGCTTCGCATTGACGGAAAGCATCGTTCACAAAAATGGCGAGATCCAGAACCTGAATTTCAACAGCTACCGGATACCCAGATCCATCGACGCACCCGAGATGACCGCGATACTCGTCGAAAATCCCGATCCTGCGGGACCATGGGGGGCAAAGTCTCTCGGAGAGCCTACCAACGAACTTATGGGAGCGGCGATTGCCAACGCGATCTATTACGCGACCGGCAAGAGATTCACGAAGACCCCGATAACCGCACAGGAGATACTTCGCGCCATCGGAGGTAAGATATGA